Genomic segment of Candidatus Poribacteria bacterium:
AACTGCCCCCGCAGCACAAGCACACGCCATGATCGACGCATTGGGCGACAGTGGTGTAACCGGAATAGCAGTCTTCACACAAAACGGCGACCAGATCACGCTCACGGCTGAACTTCAGGGTGCCTCCCCAGGTCTTCACGGCTTTCATATCCACGCAAACGGGGATTGCAGTTCACCCGACGGTAAATCCGCCGGGGGTCACTGGAATCCCACGGATGTTGCGCACGGAAAATGGGGAGAAGGTGAGTTTCATCTCGGGGATATTGGCAATATCAGCGTCGGAGAAGATGGCACAGGCAGTATTACATTGACGACGGATCTCTGGGAGATCGGCACGGGTTCCGACATCGATGTTGTCGGCAAAGGTATCATTGTGCATGCCGACGCGGACGATTTCGTCTCGCAACCTTCGGGTGCTGCGGGGGCGCGTATCGGATGCGGCGTCATTGTATTAGCGGAATAATTGTAGTAATCCTACTTTCGCTGGCGAGGTTTCCTAACCTCGCCTTTCAAGGCGTAAAATCCGCAAGGAGTATTGAAAATGGCGAAAGCGCTCTCCCTCGTGGCATACAACGATTTAGAAAGTCAAGTGGAAGCATTGGAAAGGGATGGGTATGTCTATTTCCCCAATGTACTTGATGCTGAGGAAGTCTCCGAATTGCGAGCGACTATGGATCGATTAGAGACGATCCCGGCGTGTTTGGATCGGCACCAAACGCCTGAGAATGGTGACGCATTCCTCAACAAAATCATTAACAACTCATTTAATCGCGACCCACTGTATCTCCAATTCCTTGACAAATCTCCGATTATTGAGGTTGCCGAGGCGGCGCACGGTGAGGATTGTCATTGCATTGGCATGCAATCGTGGATAACAGGACCCGGCCGTCCGGATCAAGGATTACACACAGATTGGTTGCCAATCGCTCTACCGGCAGATGTTCGTTCCGATCCACGCGTCAAAGTTCCAATCTTTATCACCACCGCGCATTACTACCTCAACGATATGTATGAGGAATTGGGACCGACGAAGTTTGTCCCAGGTAGTCATTTCTCTGGATGTTCTCCAAACGGGGCAACAGAATGGAATAATCGGGGTGAAGAGAGTATCTTGTGCAATGCGGGGGATGTGGTGCTTTTCCGTAGTGAAGTCTGGCATCGGGGTTCTGCCAATACGAGTGGTGATACCCGTTACCTCTTGCAGGTGCACTATGCCCAACGGATGATTACGCAGAAATACCCACCCTATCTGAATAAATTTCAGTTCGATGCATCGATTCTCGATCAAGTGAATTCGCGGCAGAGACGGCTTCTCGGTGACCATCGACCGAGCAATTATGATTGAGGTTTTTAACGATTAAATATGAGCGGCTGCGTCCGTTGTCCTTGCCGTATTTTAATTGTTGAGAACCTTTTTTAAACCTAAAGCAGGTGCTTTAACAATCAGGACTTACGCAAATTGAATAAAAAAGCGATAGATTCACCTAAAAAGCCGTTATTTCAGTGATTTAACCCCCTAAAGAATCAGAATCAACGGTATGAAGTCCGTATGGACTTCCCCGGGTATGAGGTCTCCCGTGTGGGCTTCCCCGCCCCTTATCAGGGGGACTTTAAGAGGAAATGCGTAAGTCCTAACTGCACACAAAGCAGCATCTGTTGGGTTGGCTAACACCTGTGATGAATTGGTTTGCCTTCCTCTTTACCATGCTGTTTGTTATGGTTTGCATCACTGTCATCGTGCGGAAACCGTGGACGGAAGATGAGAAATTGGCGTATCCGATTATCCAACTTCCAGCTCGGATGACGAGTGAAGGAACGCACTTGATAGTTTAGACGCGCTTAACTACTCCGCAGGGAACATTAAAAACATGAAAATTCAGAAAATTCAGGCGTTTCCGCTTGCTTACCCCGAACCCCACTACAAAGGTATCGAACGCTACATTACGCTCGCTCGCGTGGAGAGCGATGACGGTCTCGTGGGCTGGGGGGAGTGTATCTCACAGTTTCGAGAAGCGACACTCGCAACACAGATAATTATCGATCAGGGATTTGCACCGATGCTTACGGGTGAAGATGCTTTGGATGTGGAACGGCACTGGCATAAAATGCTCGACCACATCTGGTGGTATGGTCCTGAAGGCATCGCCGCATTAAACACGGCGGCGAGTCTGCACATGCTCGCGAGTTCACCGCATGCGGATTGTACGGATTTTAAGCCCCACGAATCCCCGATGCAGCATGAATTGGTTAGCGATCCGTGGGTCCAGGAGAACGGGTATGTCGCCATCCGCGACGTTCCGGGATTGGGTGTCACCGTGTGCGAAGATGTTGTGGAGAAATAC
This window contains:
- a CDS encoding superoxide dismutase family protein, which codes for MGCDRVNQQAGILSTAPAAQAHAMIDALGDSGVTGIAVFTQNGDQITLTAELQGASPGLHGFHIHANGDCSSPDGKSAGGHWNPTDVAHGKWGEGEFHLGDIGNISVGEDGTGSITLTTDLWEIGTGSDIDVVGKGIIVHADADDFVSQPSGAAGARIGCGVIVLAE
- a CDS encoding phytanoyl-CoA dioxygenase family protein, producing MAKALSLVAYNDLESQVEALERDGYVYFPNVLDAEEVSELRATMDRLETIPACLDRHQTPENGDAFLNKIINNSFNRDPLYLQFLDKSPIIEVAEAAHGEDCHCIGMQSWITGPGRPDQGLHTDWLPIALPADVRSDPRVKVPIFITTAHYYLNDMYEELGPTKFVPGSHFSGCSPNGATEWNNRGEESILCNAGDVVLFRSEVWHRGSANTSGDTRYLLQVHYAQRMITQKYPPYLNKFQFDASILDQVNSRQRRLLGDHRPSNYD